A DNA window from Sphaeramia orbicularis chromosome 22, fSphaOr1.1, whole genome shotgun sequence contains the following coding sequences:
- the LOC115414258 gene encoding B2 bradykinin receptor-like isoform X1 codes for MALYHSFPVNITNTTINEDLVNTSNQCPETGTDQMIYTVVPVYIIIISVLGIVLNILVLLVFWLHKNPCTVPEIYLSNLAAADLLLMCFLPFWAVTIANKYNWFFGLHMCRMVNLCIVMNANRSIYFLVLVSIDRFLALVHPLSHASMRSRKCAKLGCVLVWCFGLILGIPTLICRKVKDDPGSNSSGCSFGCSETVIYTNEVVLTVLGFIIPVAIISYCTIKIIQALKNRPVEGVKIQKMEHRATFLVLVVLGAFLTCWGPFHIMRMIEIFLRTGIIPGNSNCEAVRVFDIFMHTFNYFAYFNSVLNPILYVIVAKDFRKKMCEVFKRCTKVRTSVLSVTTRLTG; via the coding sequence TTTCCCAGTTAACATCACCAACACTACCATAAATGAAGATCTGGTAAATACCAGCAACCAGTGTCCTGAAACAGGGACTGACCAGATGATCTACACTGTGGTGCCTGTGTATATTATCATCATCTCTGTGCTGGGAATTGTACTTAATATTCTGGTCCTGTTGGTGTTCTGGCTCCACAAGAATCCCTGCACCGTACCTGAGATCTACCTGAGTAACTTGGCGGCTGCTGACCTCCTCCTTATGTGTTTTCTGCCCTTCTGGGCTGTCACCATAGCCAACAAATACAACTGGTTCTTCGGTCTCCACATGTGTCGAATGGTCAACCTTTGCATTGTCATGAATGCCAACCGCAGCATCTACTTCCTTGTTCTGGTTAGCATCGATCGTTTTTTGGCCCTGGTGCATCCACTGTCTCATGCCAGTATGCGCAGCCGGAAATGTGCTAAACTTGGTTGTGTGCTGGTCTGGTGTTTTGGTTTGATCCTCGGTATCCCCACGCTCATATGCAGAAAAGTGAAAGATGACCCTGGATCTAATTCTTCTGGCTGCTCTTTTGGTTGCAGTGAAACTGTAATTTATACAAATGAGGTGGTTCTGACCGTGTTGGGCTTCATCATCCCAGTTGCCATCATTTCCTACTGCACCATCAAGATCATTCAAGCTTTGAAAAATCGACCAGTGGAGGGTGTCAAGATTCAGAAAATGGAGCACAGGGCTACTTTTCTGGTGTTGGTAGTGCTGGGGGCATTTCTGACTTGCTGGGGGCCATTTCACATAATGAGGATGATAGAAATTTTCCTAAGGACTGGAATCATCCCTGGAAATAGCAACTGTGAAGCTGTCCGAGTCTTCGACATCTTCATGCACACCTTTAACTATTTTGCCTATTTTAACAGTGTTCTGAACCCCATCCTCTACGTCATCGTAGCCAAGGACTTCCGTAAAAAAATGTGTGAGGTCTTCAAGAGGTGCACCAAGGTAAGAACATCAGTCTTATCGGTCACCACCAGACTGACTGGATGA
- the LOC115414258 gene encoding B2 bradykinin receptor-like isoform X2 translates to MIYTVVPVYIIIISVLGIVLNILVLLVFWLHKNPCTVPEIYLSNLAAADLLLMCFLPFWAVTIANKYNWFFGLHMCRMVNLCIVMNANRSIYFLVLVSIDRFLALVHPLSHASMRSRKCAKLGCVLVWCFGLILGIPTLICRKVKDDPGSNSSGCSFGCSETVIYTNEVVLTVLGFIIPVAIISYCTIKIIQALKNRPVEGVKIQKMEHRATFLVLVVLGAFLTCWGPFHIMRMIEIFLRTGIIPGNSNCEAVRVFDIFMHTFNYFAYFNSVLNPILYVIVAKDFRKKMCEVFKRCTKVRTSVLSVTTRLTG, encoded by the coding sequence ATGATCTACACTGTGGTGCCTGTGTATATTATCATCATCTCTGTGCTGGGAATTGTACTTAATATTCTGGTCCTGTTGGTGTTCTGGCTCCACAAGAATCCCTGCACCGTACCTGAGATCTACCTGAGTAACTTGGCGGCTGCTGACCTCCTCCTTATGTGTTTTCTGCCCTTCTGGGCTGTCACCATAGCCAACAAATACAACTGGTTCTTCGGTCTCCACATGTGTCGAATGGTCAACCTTTGCATTGTCATGAATGCCAACCGCAGCATCTACTTCCTTGTTCTGGTTAGCATCGATCGTTTTTTGGCCCTGGTGCATCCACTGTCTCATGCCAGTATGCGCAGCCGGAAATGTGCTAAACTTGGTTGTGTGCTGGTCTGGTGTTTTGGTTTGATCCTCGGTATCCCCACGCTCATATGCAGAAAAGTGAAAGATGACCCTGGATCTAATTCTTCTGGCTGCTCTTTTGGTTGCAGTGAAACTGTAATTTATACAAATGAGGTGGTTCTGACCGTGTTGGGCTTCATCATCCCAGTTGCCATCATTTCCTACTGCACCATCAAGATCATTCAAGCTTTGAAAAATCGACCAGTGGAGGGTGTCAAGATTCAGAAAATGGAGCACAGGGCTACTTTTCTGGTGTTGGTAGTGCTGGGGGCATTTCTGACTTGCTGGGGGCCATTTCACATAATGAGGATGATAGAAATTTTCCTAAGGACTGGAATCATCCCTGGAAATAGCAACTGTGAAGCTGTCCGAGTCTTCGACATCTTCATGCACACCTTTAACTATTTTGCCTATTTTAACAGTGTTCTGAACCCCATCCTCTACGTCATCGTAGCCAAGGACTTCCGTAAAAAAATGTGTGAGGTCTTCAAGAGGTGCACCAAGGTAAGAACATCAGTCTTATCGGTCACCACCAGACTGACTGGATGA